GCGGGCGCCCGCGAGCGCGTCGCCCAGCAGCGCGCGCTGGTCGAGGCGGCGGTCGAGGCGAAGGGGTTCACGTCGCTGAAGAAGGCGCGCGCCGCGATGCTGCCGGACGAGCAGATCGAGAAGCTGGAACAGGGCATCGCGGAGGCTGAGGCCGCCGCGGCGGGGGCCAGGGCGTTGCTGTCCGAGCCGGACCTGTTCGGCATCTCGCCGGACGACGTCGCGGACGTCGACCGCGCGGCCGACGCGGCCGAGGTCGCGCGAGCCCGCGCGGATTCCGCGTACGCGGCGCTGCGGGTCGCGACCGCTCAGCACGAGGAGCTGACCCGGCTGGCGGGCCTGCTGCACAAGGCCCTCGCCGGCCTCGCACCGGCCGAAGCGGCGTACGCCGAGCTGCGCGCGCTCGCGGATGTCGTCAACGGGCGCGGGCAGAACAGCCGGAAGATGTCGCTGCGTTCGTACGTGCTGGCGGCGCGGCTCGAAGAGGTGGCGGTCGCCGCCACCCACCGGCTGCGGACGATGAGCCAGGGGCGGTACTCGTTCGTGCACTCGGACGCGGCCGGGGCGCGCGGCACCCGCGGGGGGCTCGGCATCGACGTGCTCGACGACTACTCGGGCACCATCCGCCCGGCGAAGACGCTGTCCGGCGGCGAGTCGTTCCTCGCGTCGCTGGCCCTGGCGTTGGGGCTGGCCGATGTCGTCGCGGGGGAGACCGGCGGCGCGCTGCTGGACACGCTGTTCGTCGACGAGGGGTTCGGCACGCTCGACGCCGAAACCCTCGACGTCGTGATGAACATCCTCGACGAGCTCCGCGCGGGCGGCCGGGTGGTCGGCCTGGTGTCCCACGTCGAGGAGCTGCGGCAGCGCATCCCGACGCGGCTGAGGGTCCGGAAGTCCCGTACGGGCTCGACGGTGGAGGTGCGTGCTGGTTGAGGACAAGATGAAGGCATGACGGACCAGCCTCCGAACGGCCTGCCCCGCTACCGCCTGCTCACCGGCCCGGACGACGCGAAGTTCTGCCACCGAGTCAGCGAGGCGCTCGACCTGGGCTACCACTTGCACGGCTCACCGGCCGCAACCTTCGACGGCGCCCAGGTGATCGTCGCGCAGGCCCTCCTGTGGCGCGGCGAGCAGGGCTGACGCGGCGTCAGGCGGCGCGCCGGAGGTACATCCCGGCGTAGGAGCACCACGGAGTCCACTCCCGGACTCGCTCCGGCAGCGAATCCGGCGAGATACCCAGTGCTTCGGCGCCACGCAGAGCGGCGGTGTCCGTTGCCAGGAGGATGTCCGGTGCGCCGAGAACGCGCATCAGGACGTAGTCCGCGGTGGCGCTGTCGATACCGGGGCACGCGCGCAGCTCGGCGCGCAGCTCCGCCGCGTCACGGCCGACGTGCACGTCCAGGCGCCCTTCGGCCAGCGCGACGATTCCCGCGTGCTCGGGCATGGCCGTCGCGACCTGGGCCGCCGTCGGGAAGAGCCGGGTCACGCCCCACTCGCCCGGCACCTCTTCGCCGCACGAAGCCGGAACCCGGCCGCCGAGCAGGGCCCGAACCACCAGCTCTTCGCCGTCGACGGCGCCCGGGACCCGCATCCCCGGCACGGCCGCCACCACCGGGGCCAGCGCCGGATCGGCGGCGAGGACCCGGGTGACCGCCGCCGGGTCGGCGTCGAGGTCGAGCAGCCGGCGCACGCGGCTGACCGCGCTGCCGAGGTCGCGCAGGTCGGACAGCAGCAGCTCGCAGCGCACGTGGTCCGGCTCCGGCGTCAGCCGGACGATGCCGGTGCCGTGTGCGAGCCGCAACGTCCGTGCGTAGGACGTCGAAGTCACCTCTTCGACGCCCGGAACCGCGTGCGCTGCGAAGAAGCGAAGCAGCCCGGCAGCGTCGAAAGGCGGCCTGAACGGCAACCGCAGGCTGAGGCGCGTCCCACCCACGTCGCCCTGACGTCCACGTCGTGAAGCCGCGAAGGCGCGAAGCTGCGACGGCGTCGTCGCGAAGACCTCGCGGATCGTCTCGTTGAACTGCCGGACGCTGGAAAAGCCCGCCGCGAACGCGACGTCCGTCAGCGGCAGCCCCGATACCTCGATCAGCAGCCGAGCCGAATGCGCGCGGTGCGCCCGGGCCAGCGCGAGCGGGCCCGCGCCCAGCTCGGCGGTCAGCACCCGGCCGAGCTGGCGTTCCGAGTAGCCGAGCCGCCGCGCGAGACCCGGGACGCCTTCGCGCTCCACGGTCCCGTCGGAGATCAGGCGCATCGCCCGCGCGGCGAGGTCGGCGCGCACGTTCCAGTCCGGCGAGCCCGGCACGGCGTCGGGCAGGCAGCGGCGGCAGGCGCGGAAGCCGTTGGACTGCGCGGCCGCCGACGTCGGGAAGAAGCGGACGTTCTGCACCTTCGGCGTCGACGCCGGGCAGGACGGCCGGCAGTAGATGCCGGTGGTGCGCACCGCCATGATGAACTGGCCGTCGAAGCGCGAGTCGCGGGCGGTGACCACCCGGTAGCAGCGTTCGGCGTCCCGCCAGATCGCCGGAGCGTCGGTTGACGTGACCATGGATTCGAGCATGCCAGCAGGTCAGCGCCGTCGCTGGCGGAAATCCGACGCGGCGCTGGGCGCGTGGCCCCCGACCGGGCGAGACACGTAGACTGCGGGATCGTGAGTCTCACCCTCGGTATCGTCGGCCTGCCCAACGTCGGCAAGTCCACCCTGTTCAACGCGCTGACCCGCAACGACGTGCTCGCCGCGAACTACCCGTTCGCGACGATCGAGCCGAACGTC
The window above is part of the Amycolatopsis camponoti genome. Proteins encoded here:
- a CDS encoding DUF1737 domain-containing protein is translated as MTDQPPNGLPRYRLLTGPDDAKFCHRVSEALDLGYHLHGSPAATFDGAQVIVAQALLWRGEQG
- a CDS encoding AlkA N-terminal domain-containing protein, which encodes MVTSTDAPAIWRDAERCYRVVTARDSRFDGQFIMAVRTTGIYCRPSCPASTPKVQNVRFFPTSAAAQSNGFRACRRCLPDAVPGSPDWNVRADLAARAMRLISDGTVEREGVPGLARRLGYSERQLGRVLTAELGAGPLALARAHRAHSARLLIEVSGLPLTDVAFAAGFSSVRQFNETIREVFATTPSQLRAFAASRRGRQGDVGGTRLSLRLPFRPPFDAAGLLRFFAAHAVPGVEEVTSTSYARTLRLAHGTGIVRLTPEPDHVRCELLLSDLRDLGSAVSRVRRLLDLDADPAAVTRVLAADPALAPVVAAVPGMRVPGAVDGEELVVRALLGGRVPASCGEEVPGEWGVTRLFPTAAQVATAMPEHAGIVALAEGRLDVHVGRDAAELRAELRACPGIDSATADYVLMRVLGAPDILLATDTAALRGAEALGISPDSLPERVREWTPWCSYAGMYLRRAA